One part of the Sulfolobus tengchongensis genome encodes these proteins:
- a CDS encoding zinc-binding dehydrogenase — MKAAFIRRYGGPEVIEYGEIDDPKISENEVLVRVKAASLNSLDGVVRVGGYKQFVKKFPHILGVDFAGVVEKVGNKVNNVTEGQRVIGFPVLYDGTCEYCKGGMINLCTSFGVIGRDINGSYAELISVPQENVIPFEWDYEEASTFQLSLITAWHALTKRVNLRRGMNVFVWGGSGGVGVFAIQIAKLLGANVISATSEEWKAKKLKEIGADLVINYKEQDVLREVMQYTNGKGVDVVFDSLGPDTLNSSIKMTKKGGDIIVLGVGIKESDTTPINLRALYIKYIRLHGTVIGTKDDLVEAISKVKEGKIKAVIDSVFSLKDAVEAHKKLEENKKVGKIVLKID, encoded by the coding sequence ATGAAAGCTGCTTTTATAAGGAGATATGGTGGACCAGAAGTTATAGAATATGGTGAGATTGATGACCCTAAGATAAGCGAAAATGAAGTTCTAGTTAGAGTTAAAGCTGCTTCCTTGAACAGTTTGGACGGTGTAGTTAGAGTTGGTGGATATAAGCAATTTGTTAAGAAATTTCCTCATATACTAGGTGTAGATTTTGCAGGTGTGGTTGAAAAAGTAGGCAATAAGGTTAACAATGTGACGGAGGGTCAGAGGGTCATAGGCTTTCCGGTATTATATGATGGTACTTGTGAGTATTGTAAAGGGGGGATGATAAATCTATGTACTTCGTTTGGAGTTATAGGTAGAGATATTAATGGATCTTATGCTGAATTAATTTCCGTTCCTCAAGAAAACGTTATTCCATTTGAATGGGACTATGAGGAGGCTTCTACATTTCAGTTGTCCTTGATAACTGCTTGGCATGCTTTAACTAAGAGAGTTAATTTGAGACGAGGAATGAATGTGTTTGTTTGGGGTGGGAGCGGTGGAGTAGGTGTATTTGCTATTCAAATTGCTAAATTGTTAGGTGCTAATGTTATTTCTGCGACAAGTGAAGAGTGGAAAGCTAAAAAACTTAAGGAGATAGGAGCTGATCTTGTTATAAACTATAAAGAGCAAGATGTTTTGCGCGAAGTTATGCAATATACTAATGGGAAAGGTGTTGATGTAGTCTTTGATTCTTTAGGTCCCGATACTTTAAACTCTTCGATAAAGATGACTAAGAAGGGTGGAGATATTATTGTATTAGGCGTAGGTATAAAAGAAAGTGATACTACTCCTATAAACTTAAGGGCATTATATATAAAGTACATAAGACTTCATGGAACAGTGATTGGCACTAAGGATGATTTAGTTGAAGCTATCAGTAAGGTTAAAGAGGGTAAAATAAAGGCTGTTATAGACTCAGTTTTCAGTCTTAAGGATGCTGTGGAGGCTCATAAAAAGTTAGAAGAGAATAAAAAGGTTGGCAAAATAGTCTTAAAGATAGATTGA
- a CDS encoding 2-keto-4-pentenoate hydratase, protein MNKAEVLFNAYKNRSEVIPFPLTEEEAKKVGEEFSKMLVSNEGLGGYKIAKSGIGVLTKPMITTSNDVELRFKSHKLEVEIIALVNNGKIEKTFLGLELPATRFTTWELPTYYSIADNVHAARLYVGPEIDPPYGSFKLYINGKLIGEGEPKYRPEEKIRKDMEGYISLGVFIGPVYIYKGDKVKVEGKREINVRFV, encoded by the coding sequence ATGAACAAGGCCGAAGTTTTATTCAATGCGTATAAGAATAGGAGTGAGGTAATACCTTTTCCATTAACTGAAGAAGAAGCTAAGAAGGTAGGAGAAGAATTTTCAAAGATGCTTGTAAGTAATGAAGGTTTAGGTGGGTATAAAATAGCTAAGAGCGGTATAGGGGTTCTAACTAAACCTATGATAACTACGAGTAACGATGTAGAACTAAGGTTTAAGAGTCATAAACTAGAAGTGGAGATAATAGCACTGGTCAATAACGGTAAGATAGAAAAAACATTTCTTGGATTAGAATTACCAGCAACTAGATTTACTACTTGGGAACTTCCCACATACTATTCCATAGCAGACAATGTTCATGCAGCTAGATTGTATGTTGGTCCAGAAATAGATCCACCTTATGGGTCGTTCAAACTTTATATAAATGGTAAATTAATAGGTGAAGGAGAACCTAAATATAGGCCAGAAGAGAAGATAAGAAAGGACATGGAAGGATATATATCCCTAGGCGTATTTATTGGTCCAGTTTATATTTACAAGGGAGATAAGGTAAAGGTTGAAGGGAAGAGAGAGATTAATGTAAGATTTGTCTAG
- a CDS encoding fumarylacetoacetate hydrolase family protein — protein sequence MVKLVSFSPTLNEAKRVGVYLDGKIIDLINAYRLLYVAEPPNWFHDIKSLIEGGEEALKLVNAVINKVEKSGIKEADNSRVIFSPDNIVYYPPISNPEKIFLLAVNYRAHGQEAGAKPPEEPYVFTKFANALIGHNQPVIIPKSSSKVDHEVELAVVIGKKGKYISSSTAMDYVFGYSILNDISFRDKQLPPGWPKASDPYGQRWVHGKGMDTAAPMGPWIVTKDEIANPYTLKLTLRVNGEIRQEGYAEDMIFKIDKIIEYISDGITLKPGDIISTGTPPGVALATGKYLKPGDVMEAEITNIGKLINYIIEEK from the coding sequence ATGGTAAAACTTGTATCATTCTCTCCAACATTAAATGAAGCTAAAAGGGTCGGAGTTTATCTAGACGGGAAAATAATAGACTTAATAAACGCTTATAGACTTCTTTACGTTGCAGAACCTCCTAATTGGTTTCACGATATAAAGTCACTTATAGAAGGAGGTGAAGAAGCGTTAAAACTTGTAAACGCAGTAATCAATAAAGTGGAGAAAAGTGGAATAAAAGAAGCAGATAATAGTAGGGTTATATTTAGTCCCGATAACATCGTTTATTACCCGCCTATTTCAAATCCAGAGAAGATCTTTCTGTTAGCAGTTAATTATAGGGCTCATGGGCAAGAAGCTGGAGCAAAGCCCCCTGAAGAACCATATGTATTTACAAAGTTTGCAAATGCGTTAATCGGACATAATCAGCCTGTGATAATACCTAAATCATCAAGTAAGGTTGATCATGAGGTTGAGTTAGCTGTGGTAATAGGCAAGAAGGGAAAGTATATAAGTTCATCTACCGCCATGGATTACGTCTTTGGATACTCTATTCTCAATGATATAAGCTTTAGAGACAAGCAATTACCACCAGGTTGGCCTAAGGCCTCTGATCCTTATGGACAAAGGTGGGTTCATGGTAAAGGAATGGATACAGCAGCACCAATGGGACCATGGATAGTTACTAAAGATGAAATTGCGAACCCATATACATTGAAACTAACTTTAAGGGTGAATGGAGAGATAAGGCAAGAAGGATATGCAGAAGATATGATCTTCAAAATAGATAAGATAATAGAATATATCTCCGATGGTATAACACTGAAACCTGGTGACATAATATCCACTGGAACACCGCCTGGAGTAGCGTTAGCAACGGGGAAATATCTAAAGCCCGGAGATGTAATGGAGGCAGAAATAACAAATATAGGAAAATTGATAAATTATATCATTGAAGAAAAATAA
- a CDS encoding VOC family protein: MVIDVLRFSHACIRVTNLERALYFYRDLLGFIETETKGEYAYLRGIEEGQHHSLVLKEAPSPGLSYLGFRVRKPEELDKAKELIEKYNLKVRKFKEEAVSDAIIFESPAGVPIVLYYDMEYVADPRIQRLQFSIQRGARPAKIDHAVTMVKDIDKEYEFFRDVFGFYETEGYIDDEGKRVIVFLTKFGHSHEIAIGRYDKSIPALSHINYAVQNVDDIIRAADILGSKGLKKCIETGVFKHRAASTITAYFRDLDGNRIELSSQDYFILDPDKLPPLEYPISLLSAEGDFWGPFPFSVLYDVMPVEDIFTGDLKQEYKH, translated from the coding sequence ATGGTAATAGATGTCTTAAGATTTTCACATGCATGTATAAGGGTAACTAACCTTGAAAGAGCCCTTTATTTTTATAGAGATTTATTGGGATTTATTGAGACGGAAACTAAAGGTGAATACGCATATCTAAGAGGTATTGAAGAAGGTCAGCATCATAGCCTCGTATTAAAAGAAGCTCCTTCACCCGGTTTAAGCTATCTAGGCTTTAGAGTTAGAAAGCCTGAAGAACTGGATAAGGCTAAAGAATTAATTGAGAAGTATAATCTTAAAGTTAGGAAGTTTAAAGAAGAGGCTGTCAGTGATGCAATAATCTTTGAATCTCCAGCTGGAGTACCTATAGTATTATACTATGACATGGAATACGTAGCTGATCCAAGAATACAAAGACTACAGTTTTCAATACAGAGAGGCGCTAGACCAGCTAAGATCGACCATGCTGTAACTATGGTCAAGGATATAGATAAGGAGTACGAGTTCTTCCGTGATGTATTCGGATTCTATGAGACTGAAGGGTACATAGATGATGAAGGTAAAAGAGTTATAGTCTTTCTAACTAAATTTGGGCATTCACATGAGATTGCTATTGGGAGATATGATAAGAGTATACCAGCTTTAAGTCATATTAATTACGCTGTTCAAAATGTTGATGATATAATAAGAGCTGCTGACATTTTAGGATCTAAGGGTCTTAAGAAATGCATAGAAACTGGTGTATTCAAACATAGGGCAGCATCTACAATTACAGCGTATTTCAGAGATCTCGATGGAAATAGAATAGAACTTTCATCACAAGATTACTTTATTTTAGACCCAGACAAATTACCACCATTGGAATACCCAATTAGTCTATTAAGTGCTGAAGGAGATTTTTGGGGACCTTTCCCATTTTCTGTCCTATATGATGTTATGCCAGTTGAAGATATATTTACGGGAGATCTAAAACAAGAGTATAAGCATTAA
- a CDS encoding CoA transferase has product MDRGNPRHFDGGEEVSDEQYARLCKALNKEDLLKFRTLEDRIKNREFINAELQKVFLDRERDYWVNLLGNADVPVALVLNLKEGFERYGKNLEVKYGDLIYIKFPINVNGSRSSAPKLGENTVEILMSLGYTKDEIIKLKEDGVISF; this is encoded by the coding sequence ATCGATAGGGGGAACCCTCGCCATTTTGATGGCGGGGAGGAAGTCAGTGATGAGCAGTATGCTAGATTATGTAAAGCGTTAAATAAGGAAGATCTTTTAAAATTTAGAACTTTAGAGGATAGGATCAAAAATAGGGAATTTATAAACGCTGAATTACAAAAAGTATTCCTAGATAGAGAAAGAGACTATTGGGTAAACCTATTAGGTAATGCCGATGTTCCAGTAGCACTTGTACTTAATCTTAAGGAAGGATTCGAGAGATATGGAAAGAATTTAGAAGTCAAATACGGTGATTTAATATACATAAAGTTTCCAATAAACGTAAATGGATCAAGATCAAGTGCGCCAAAATTAGGTGAAAATACTGTTGAGATACTTATGTCATTGGGGTACACTAAAGATGAAATTATCAAGTTAAAAGAGGATGGAGTGATTTCTTTTTAA
- a CDS encoding RNA-guided endonuclease TnpB family protein, protein MLQAPERATREGSSIEEKIVTIKMKISSSALEPIAEKYMQAKRFVLQWLYEHKTTSLKEVHNALYELLREKFGLKSKLAQDCYRDAIATYKSWSENPKKKGRFPILRNVSLWLTPKLSYTIDFNTMTAKILGEEVKIIGYPHNLDQYKDYQVKEARLVKRGDDWYLNVTMKKKVQVEKQVKGLMAVDINMDFITLGNDKQVIEIPTRLDDAVHFKKLGEQLQKRYQRRWRENKRIFNRIRSFHIKARNVIQDFAKKVGKWVVEEAKRLGANYIVLEDLNKMISHVKGLKKDYRDRLYLMQYRRVQEWVEWEAKKHGLNVIYVKPAYSSTTCPKCGYELKGSGYRTFKCEKCGFEDHRDYVAVCNLYGWGSLSLSTAPYMRDVIPNR, encoded by the coding sequence ATGCTACAAGCTCCAGAGCGAGCTACCCGTGAGGGTAGTTCCATCGAGGAGAAGATCGTGACAATCAAAATGAAGATCTCCTCCTCGGCTCTGGAGCCCATAGCCGAGAAATATATGCAAGCTAAAAGGTTCGTTCTTCAATGGTTATATGAACACAAAACCACTTCTCTAAAAGAAGTACATAATGCATTGTATGAACTCCTCAGGGAGAAATTTGGTTTGAAATCAAAACTTGCTCAAGATTGCTATCGTGATGCGATAGCTACATACAAAAGTTGGTCAGAGAATCCCAAAAAAAAAGGGAGATTTCCAATCTTAAGAAACGTTTCCTTATGGTTAACTCCAAAATTAAGCTATACTATTGATTTCAACACGATGACAGCTAAGATACTGGGAGAGGAAGTAAAGATTATTGGTTATCCTCACAATCTTGATCAATATAAAGATTATCAAGTGAAAGAAGCAAGACTAGTTAAGAGAGGAGATGATTGGTATCTTAACGTGACAATGAAAAAGAAAGTACAAGTAGAGAAGCAAGTTAAGGGGCTTATGGCTGTTGACATAAACATGGACTTCATCACGTTAGGTAATGATAAACAAGTTATAGAAATTCCAACACGTCTTGATGATGCTGTTCATTTTAAGAAATTAGGAGAGCAATTGCAGAAGAGATATCAAAGAAGGTGGAGGGAGAATAAGAGGATTTTCAATAGGATTAGGAGTTTTCATATAAAGGCAAGAAATGTTATACAGGATTTTGCCAAGAAAGTTGGAAAATGGGTTGTTGAGGAAGCAAAGAGACTGGGTGCTAACTATATCGTGTTGGAAGATTTGAACAAGATGATTTCTCACGTGAAAGGGTTGAAGAAAGACTACAGAGATAGGTTATATTTGATGCAGTACAGACGCGTTCAAGAGTGGGTTGAGTGGGAAGCAAAGAAGCATGGGTTAAACGTAATATACGTTAAGCCAGCGTATAGTTCAACTACTTGTCCTAAATGTGGATATGAGCTGAAAGGAAGTGGATATAGGACGTTTAAGTGTGAGAAGTGTGGTTTTGAAGATCATCGTGATTATGTAGCTGTGTGTAATTTGTATGGGTGGGGTTCTCTGAGCCTCTCGACTGCCCCCTATATGAGAGATGTAATTCCGAATCGATAG
- a CDS encoding acyl-CoA dehydrogenase family protein, with the protein MILDLKNEEEGLVVSTTEELMRKYDEKYWLEKDIRREFPVEFLNDFMNLGLGSILIPKEYGGGGMKISTACHILYKINAMGGNAYFVHGQYYNTALLVKHAGKRIMEKYFKELGNNAKVLSMALTEPEVGSDTTKIKTFAEKVGDKYVIKGRKIFISRVKYTDFMIIVARTTPYEKAEKKSDGITLFLVDLREGKEGIEMREIKTMSNTNAYEIFIDGLRVPEENVIGEVGKGFYHLLDLLNAERFMISAELIGNAEWFINKAVDYAKQRVVFGKPIGSYQGVQFPIAKVYAELSSLISFFKEGLKLLDEGNDTELVGNYANISKYLASEIAWEAGNVAMDVFGGYGYAIETGIERKLRETRLYKVAPITQNLILAYIAHHILGLPRSY; encoded by the coding sequence ATGATACTAGATCTAAAAAATGAGGAAGAAGGACTAGTTGTCTCAACTACAGAAGAACTCATGAGGAAATATGACGAAAAGTATTGGTTAGAGAAGGATATAAGGAGAGAATTTCCAGTAGAATTTCTTAACGATTTCATGAATTTAGGATTAGGTTCTATTCTTATTCCTAAGGAGTACGGTGGAGGAGGTATGAAAATTAGTACTGCTTGTCATATTTTATATAAAATAAATGCCATGGGTGGTAATGCATATTTCGTTCACGGTCAATATTACAATACGGCATTACTTGTGAAACATGCTGGAAAAAGAATTATGGAAAAATATTTCAAAGAATTAGGAAATAATGCAAAAGTATTGTCAATGGCATTAACAGAACCTGAAGTGGGTTCAGATACTACTAAAATAAAAACTTTTGCTGAAAAAGTAGGAGATAAATATGTTATAAAAGGACGTAAGATCTTCATATCCAGGGTAAAGTATACGGACTTCATGATAATTGTAGCTAGGACAACACCTTATGAAAAAGCAGAAAAGAAGAGTGATGGGATTACGTTATTTCTAGTAGATTTGAGAGAAGGAAAGGAGGGAATTGAAATGAGGGAGATAAAAACTATGTCAAATACGAATGCTTATGAAATCTTCATTGACGGCTTAAGAGTTCCAGAAGAGAATGTAATTGGTGAAGTAGGAAAGGGGTTTTATCACTTATTAGATTTATTGAACGCTGAGAGGTTTATGATTTCAGCGGAATTAATAGGAAATGCTGAATGGTTTATAAATAAGGCAGTAGATTACGCTAAACAAAGAGTTGTATTCGGAAAACCAATAGGAAGTTATCAAGGAGTTCAATTTCCTATCGCAAAAGTTTACGCAGAATTATCTTCTCTGATCTCATTCTTTAAAGAGGGTCTTAAATTACTGGATGAGGGTAACGATACTGAACTTGTTGGGAATTATGCAAACATATCAAAATACTTAGCTTCAGAAATTGCTTGGGAAGCTGGAAATGTTGCAATGGACGTATTTGGCGGTTATGGTTATGCGATTGAAACCGGCATTGAAAGGAAATTAAGGGAAACTCGACTTTACAAAGTTGCTCCAATTACGCAAAATCTCATTTTGGCTTATATCGCACATCATATTTTGGGTCTACCTAGATCATATTAG
- a CDS encoding alpha/beta hydrolase — MEDVIGRYVNIDGLNIYYETVGDGHPIIMLHLAGFDGRVYRPLIPYFPRRYKLIIVDLPAHGKSDPWPKWQTQRVSLEYYANILVKLIDKLSLNPISVVGTSIGGDLSLLLGIKLGSRVKGIVSVNGAGKTRTFTERDIENSNNLDVGRTLRFAGDYATKRVIEYLTWIRGQNRNEILINDLFAWNNFDVMEELWKIEADVLLARGEFEPLVTEEMIKETASKIKKVRIETIKGVGHYAPVENPEEFSKVVVAFLDQVVK, encoded by the coding sequence ATGGAGGATGTAATAGGTAGATATGTGAACATAGATGGCTTAAATATATACTATGAAACTGTAGGGGATGGACATCCTATAATTATGCTCCACCTAGCTGGATTTGATGGTAGAGTATATAGACCTTTAATTCCATATTTCCCGCGTAGATATAAGCTAATAATAGTTGATTTACCGGCTCACGGTAAATCGGATCCTTGGCCTAAGTGGCAGACACAAAGAGTTTCTCTGGAGTATTACGCTAATATATTAGTTAAGTTAATAGATAAACTCTCCCTCAACCCAATATCTGTTGTAGGTACTTCAATAGGTGGCGATTTATCATTACTTTTGGGTATAAAGTTGGGTTCTAGAGTTAAAGGTATAGTCTCAGTTAATGGTGCGGGTAAAACAAGGACCTTTACCGAAAGAGATATTGAGAATTCGAATAATTTGGATGTAGGAAGGACGCTTAGATTTGCAGGAGACTACGCTACTAAAAGGGTAATAGAATATTTAACATGGATAAGAGGACAGAATAGAAATGAAATTTTAATTAATGATTTATTTGCATGGAATAATTTTGACGTAATGGAAGAGTTATGGAAAATTGAAGCAGATGTCCTCTTAGCAAGAGGAGAATTTGAACCATTAGTTACAGAAGAAATGATAAAGGAAACAGCATCTAAGATTAAAAAAGTTAGAATAGAGACAATTAAAGGTGTGGGACATTATGCCCCAGTAGAAAACCCTGAAGAGTTTAGTAAGGTTGTAGTAGCATTTCTAGACCAAGTAGTTAAATGA
- a CDS encoding xanthine dehydrogenase family protein molybdopterin-binding subunit, producing the protein MITVVKAKEKAIVKAHPRIDAIYKVTGLAKYVADWNVKDMLYGRVIKSKIPHGKVKSIDVSEAKKIEGVRDIVTCFDDNTIWHAGEKFHERRVFTDHVRYLGDIIGAVAAETRLAAIMASEAVKVVYEEYPAVFKIEDSMKPNAPKIWEDGNVKGPLIISYGDIDKDFTEADLIVKGNYKTSRVANAQLEPAASLAWWEGDKLTVVAATQSIFGCREGLAKDLGIPIENVRVITYYKGGGFGNKANDMNYDLIAAILAKRTGRPVLVEFSREDEFSLVHGRWATDQMVEAAVKKDGTVLGFKIKAYCDVGAYTRAIGRFVEGPESYYSTRSWYSEIYAVYTNTPPTGHMRAPPGPQACFATESVIDDIAYKLGLNPLDLRLKNAVVKVHNSLSLTSNGLRECLIRGAKEFNWYKRWKKPEKPKKGEIVRGVGVAMAAWHSRVGYGEAKIKLRSNGKAELYVGVVDIGTGAKTAMAMIASRYLGIPVEDIDVIWGDTENSPYSIGESGSRTTAFTGNAVKEAALKIKQRILTLASQITGIERNQLDIVDGKVISSDDSIIIDIKDLVTRTGNNEIEEFVESKQELDKDMERLSFAAHFCEVEVDTDTGEINVTDYLAVHDSGEIVNYLTAENQVRGGIVMGIGMALSEKLIISDSDGTILNGNFMTYRLPTIENIPNIRVIFVETEDPYGPKSLGEVSIIPVPACIGNAIFNATGIRLTELPFSREVLLAKLDQM; encoded by the coding sequence ATGATAACTGTCGTTAAGGCTAAGGAAAAAGCGATAGTGAAAGCTCATCCTAGGATTGATGCTATATATAAGGTAACTGGATTAGCTAAATATGTTGCGGATTGGAATGTTAAAGACATGCTTTATGGAAGAGTAATAAAGAGTAAAATTCCTCATGGTAAAGTCAAGTCAATCGATGTGAGTGAGGCTAAGAAAATAGAAGGAGTAAGAGATATAGTGACATGCTTTGATGATAATACGATTTGGCATGCAGGTGAGAAATTTCATGAAAGAAGAGTTTTTACAGATCATGTTAGATATTTAGGAGACATAATAGGTGCAGTAGCAGCTGAAACTAGATTAGCCGCTATAATGGCATCTGAGGCAGTAAAAGTAGTATATGAAGAATATCCTGCAGTCTTCAAAATAGAGGACTCAATGAAACCTAACGCTCCTAAAATATGGGAAGATGGTAATGTAAAAGGTCCTCTTATCATCTCATATGGTGATATAGATAAAGATTTTACAGAGGCCGATTTAATAGTAAAAGGCAACTATAAAACTTCAAGAGTAGCTAACGCACAATTAGAGCCTGCAGCTTCATTAGCTTGGTGGGAAGGGGATAAGTTAACTGTAGTTGCTGCCACTCAAAGCATATTTGGTTGTAGAGAAGGATTAGCTAAAGATTTGGGAATACCAATTGAAAATGTCAGAGTAATAACTTACTATAAAGGTGGAGGGTTTGGGAATAAGGCTAATGATATGAATTATGACTTAATAGCTGCCATATTAGCTAAGAGAACAGGAAGACCAGTTCTAGTAGAATTTAGTAGAGAAGATGAGTTTTCTCTAGTTCACGGGAGATGGGCTACGGACCAAATGGTAGAGGCCGCAGTAAAGAAAGATGGAACAGTATTAGGCTTTAAGATTAAGGCTTACTGTGACGTTGGAGCTTATACTAGGGCTATTGGGAGATTCGTTGAAGGACCAGAGAGTTATTACTCTACTAGGTCATGGTATTCAGAGATATATGCTGTTTATACTAATACGCCTCCAACAGGTCATATGAGAGCACCTCCTGGTCCTCAAGCGTGTTTTGCTACAGAGTCCGTTATTGATGATATAGCCTACAAATTGGGTTTAAATCCCTTAGACTTAAGGCTAAAAAACGCAGTAGTTAAAGTGCATAATAGTTTAAGTTTAACCTCAAATGGCTTAAGAGAATGTCTAATAAGAGGTGCTAAGGAATTTAATTGGTATAAAAGATGGAAAAAGCCAGAGAAGCCTAAAAAAGGAGAGATAGTTAGAGGTGTTGGAGTAGCTATGGCTGCATGGCATTCGAGAGTAGGATATGGTGAGGCTAAAATAAAGCTTAGGTCTAACGGTAAAGCTGAACTATATGTAGGAGTAGTTGATATCGGTACTGGAGCTAAAACCGCAATGGCAATGATTGCTTCTCGCTATTTAGGAATTCCGGTAGAAGATATAGATGTGATATGGGGAGATACGGAAAATTCACCTTATTCTATTGGAGAATCTGGAAGTAGGACAACTGCGTTTACTGGAAATGCTGTAAAAGAGGCTGCATTGAAAATTAAACAGAGAATTCTGACTCTGGCTTCACAGATAACTGGGATCGAAAGAAATCAATTAGATATAGTTGATGGGAAAGTTATATCTTCAGATGATTCCATAATCATTGATATAAAAGACTTGGTAACTAGAACCGGGAATAACGAAATAGAAGAGTTTGTAGAGTCAAAACAAGAGTTAGATAAGGATATGGAAAGATTATCATTTGCTGCTCATTTCTGTGAAGTTGAAGTAGATACTGATACTGGAGAGATTAACGTTACTGATTACTTAGCTGTGCATGATTCGGGTGAAATAGTCAATTATCTTACTGCAGAAAATCAAGTTAGAGGTGGTATTGTTATGGGAATAGGTATGGCGTTAAGTGAAAAGCTCATAATCTCTGATAGTGATGGGACTATATTAAATGGAAACTTCATGACATATAGACTACCTACTATAGAAAATATACCTAATATTAGAGTAATATTTGTTGAGACTGAAGATCCGTATGGGCCTAAGTCTCTTGGCGAAGTATCAATTATACCAGTACCTGCTTGTATAGGAAATGCTATCTTTAACGCAACTGGAATAAGGCTTACCGAATTACCATTTTCAAGAGAAGTGTTACTAGCAAAATTGGATCAGATGTAG
- a CDS encoding (2Fe-2S)-binding protein produces MSETKFRKKITFKLNGKEVTTSVDTRLTLLDLLRDTFRLTSPKRGCDETVCGACAVLVNNRAICSCTMLAVEVDGSEVITLEGLGSENNLDPLQEAFIKFDALQCGFCTSGQIISAKSLILNMKGEVSDEDIKEALSGNICRCGAYNNILQAVKYVIKKGGKEV; encoded by the coding sequence ATGAGTGAAACTAAATTTAGGAAGAAAATAACCTTTAAATTAAATGGAAAAGAAGTAACTACCAGTGTAGATACCAGACTTACTTTACTAGATTTGCTGAGAGACACATTTAGATTAACTAGCCCTAAGAGGGGATGTGATGAGACAGTGTGTGGTGCATGCGCTGTATTAGTGAATAATAGAGCTATATGTTCATGTACAATGTTAGCAGTAGAAGTTGATGGATCAGAGGTAATTACTCTGGAGGGATTAGGTTCAGAAAACAATCTCGATCCTTTACAAGAAGCTTTTATTAAATTTGATGCATTACAGTGCGGTTTTTGCACTTCAGGTCAGATAATCTCAGCTAAATCCTTAATCCTTAATATGAAGGGCGAAGTTTCAGATGAAGATATAAAGGAAGCCCTATCTGGGAATATATGTAGATGTGGGGCATATAACAATATACTTCAAGCTGTCAAATATGTAATAAAAAAGGGAGGTAAAGAGGTATGA
- a CDS encoding xanthine dehydrogenase family protein subunit M — protein MILDPFEYYAPISLDEAFDIASSIGGDFKFLAGGQTLIPMMKMNLIKVSSIIDLKKIRSLYFLEEDKGWIRIGSLVRHAEISESELIKKHLPILSYAAGKIAHQLVRNRGTIGGSISFGHYAADLCVVALLLNAKIEVIRKGSTRYVEADKFFIGPLTTDLRQDEIVKSISFKIPEEKYGWSFNKLVLSHGDFPLLITAVILKKDEDKKESGVITDIKIALGGVADTVVRAKEVEEFLIGKEVTEENVLKASKLASSIYNPSSTLEFSSNYMKRMVEVYLKRSIIQAYNRAQG, from the coding sequence ATGATTCTCGATCCATTTGAATATTATGCTCCTATTTCTCTCGATGAGGCGTTTGATATCGCTAGCTCAATCGGAGGAGATTTCAAGTTCTTGGCTGGAGGGCAAACCCTAATACCCATGATGAAAATGAATTTAATTAAAGTTTCAAGTATAATAGATTTAAAGAAAATACGATCACTTTATTTTTTAGAAGAAGATAAGGGTTGGATCAGAATTGGTTCTTTAGTTAGGCATGCAGAAATCTCTGAGTCTGAGCTGATAAAAAAGCACTTGCCAATATTGTCTTATGCTGCAGGAAAAATAGCTCACCAGTTAGTTAGAAATAGGGGGACTATTGGCGGAAGTATCTCTTTTGGTCATTATGCTGCTGATTTATGTGTAGTAGCCTTATTGCTGAATGCTAAAATTGAAGTGATAAGAAAGGGGTCAACTAGATATGTAGAAGCCGATAAGTTCTTCATAGGTCCCCTAACTACTGACTTAAGGCAAGATGAAATAGTAAAGTCAATAAGTTTTAAAATTCCAGAAGAAAAGTATGGTTGGTCATTTAATAAGTTAGTATTGTCCCATGGTGATTTTCCTCTTTTGATAACTGCGGTAATTTTAAAGAAAGATGAGGATAAAAAAGAAAGTGGCGTGATTACCGACATTAAGATAGCACTGGGAGGGGTAGCAGATACCGTAGTGAGAGCGAAGGAAGTTGAAGAGTTTCTAATAGGTAAAGAAGTTACAGAGGAAAACGTCCTTAAGGCTTCTAAATTAGCCTCATCAATTTATAATCCATCTTCCACATTAGAGTTTTCATCTAATTATATGAAGAGAATGGTAGAGGTCTATTTAAAGAGATCTATAATTCAAGCTTATAATAGAGCTCAGGGATGA